From a region of the Gossypium raimondii isolate GPD5lz chromosome 10, ASM2569854v1, whole genome shotgun sequence genome:
- the LOC128033951 gene encoding uncharacterized protein LOC128033951: MISKGCEAFLAYILDTWEFGLKLDQVSVVNKFEDVFPEELPSLPLEREVEFVNDLILGTMPISIPSYRMAPTELNELKAQLKELLDRGFIHPSVSPWGVPVLFVKKKDDGMRVDPSKISTITNWKAPKNVVKKMLTEAPVLTLPESGNEFFIYSEASLGGLGCVLMQNGKIWRHYLYNEKCQIFTDHKRLKYLMTQKELKDYDLVIDSHPEKANVVADALSQKYLFVLRATNTHLTLEGDDSVVAELRTKPLFLQQIRELQMEDPKLSAKWNKSRMTRL, encoded by the exons ATGATTTCTAAGGGTTGTGAAGCATTTCTGGCCTACATACTGGATACTTGGGAATTTGGGTTGAAGTTGGATCAAGTATCTGTTGTCAATAAATTTGAAGATGTATTTCCTGAAGAATTACCAAGTTTACCACTAGAACGTgaagttgaatttgttaatGATTTGATACTGGGAACTATGCCGATATCAATTCCATCGTATAGAATGGCGCCAACTGAGTTGAATGAACTTAAAGCACAGTTGAAAGAATTATTAGACAGAGGTTTTATTCATCCGAGTGTGTCTCCTTGGGGTGTGCCAGtgctatttgtgaaaaagaaagatg ATGGGATGCGTGTTGACCCAAGTAAGATCTCGACTATTACCAACTGGAAAGCACCGAAAAATGTCGTGAAG AAGATGTTGACAGAAGCTCCTGTATTAACATTACCTGAATCTgggaatgaattttttatttatagtgAGGCATCACTTGGTGGATTGGGATGTGTGTTAATGCAGAATGGAAAG ATCTGGCGTCATTACCTTTACAATGAAAAGTGCCAGATTTTTACAGATCATAAAAGGCTGAAGTATCTGATGACTCAAAAGgaactgaaagattatgatctcGTAATTGATTCTCATCCCGAgaaagctaatgtggttgcaGATGCTTTAAGTCAAAAATATCTATTTGTTTTGAGAGCTACAAATACACATTTAACACTGGAAGGTGATGATTCTGTTGTAGCTGAACTCAGGACTAAACCGTTATTCCTTCAACAGATCCGAGAGTTACAAATGGAAGATCCAAAGTTATCCGCCAAATGGAACAAATCCAGAATGACTCGACTATAA